The following are from one region of the Hyla sarda isolate aHylSar1 chromosome 6, aHylSar1.hap1, whole genome shotgun sequence genome:
- the HRH1 gene encoding histamine H1 receptor — protein MMLNNNLSLAKNVTNIHSATLGLVLGSISFFTVIMNILVLYAVKIERKLHTVGNLYIVSLSIADLIVGVAVMPLNIVYLLNHDWILGRPTCLFWLSMDYVASTASIFSLFILCIDRYRSIQQPLQYLKYRTKTRALVMISGAWLLSLTWIIPILGWHVFANGGIRSVSEHMCETEFHKVTWFKVLTAILNFYIPSLLMLWFYAKIYKAVREHYQHRELINGSFQLFYDSKFVQNVKILKKPRNCVKKQCSNGSLMVPGTSLHSHYASVANVFPKQKSSHEQFHIENFEGQQTFSPCDNKVVKLHCFPLTIIQANPEECRNYVTVSRKNIKEHFPENLEVTEISEEQTFAEAGSCILQSNQMGENHTENTESAETRQSGNFGYLKHTWQRIRTQSKQNFNGLHMNRERKAAKQLGFIMAAFMLCWIPYFVLFMVIAFCQDCFNHNIHMFTIWLGYINSTLNPLIYPLCNENFKKTFKKIFHLRLNCGTKEKCTSCTYK, from the coding sequence ATGATGTTGAATAATAATCTGAGCCTAGCAAAAAATGTGACCAACATTCATTCTGCAACCTTGGGCCTAGTGTTAGGGAGCATATCATTTTTTACGGTTATCATGAACATTTTGGTATTGTATGCTGTAAAAATTGAACGCAAATTGCACACTGTTGGAAACCTCTACATTGTGAGCTTGTCTATTGCTGATCTTATAGTGGGCGTTGCAGTCATGCCACTTAACATTGTGTATCTCCTCAACCATGATTGGATCCTTGGAAGGCCAACATGTCTCTTTTGGTTGTCTATGGACTATGTTGCTAGCACAGCCTCTATCTTCAGCCTTTTTATCCTGTGTATTGATCGCTATCGCTCCATCCAGCAGCCGCTGCAGTATTTGAAGTATCGTACGAAAACTAGGGCTTTGGTCATGATCTCTGGAGCCTGGCTCCTCTCATTGACTTGGATAATTCCTATATTGGGCTGGCACGTATTTGCAAATGGTGGAATTAGATCAGTGTCGGAACATATGTGTGAAACAGAGTTTCATAAAGTGACTTGGTTCAAAGTTCTCACAGCCATATTGAATTTTTATATACCATCTTTGCTAATGTTGTGGTTCTATGCCAAGATATACAAAGCTGTGAGAGAACATTATCAACACAGGGAACTTATTAATGGCTCTTTTCAATTGTTCTATGATAGCAAGTTTGTCCAGAATGTcaaaatactaaaaaagccaaGGAACTGTGTAAAGAAACAGTGCAGTAATGGATCTCTAATGGTGCCAGGGACAAGCCTTCACAGTCATTACGCATCAGTTGCCAATGTATTTCCGAAACAAAAAAGCTCACATGAACAGTTTCATATAGAAAACTTTGAGGGTCAGCAAACATTCAGCCCATGTGACAATAAGGTTGTCAAGCTGCATTGTTTCCCTTTAACCATAATACAAGCAAATCCGGAAGAATGCAGAAACTATGTTACCGTAAGCAGGAAAAATATTAAAGAACACTTCCCTGAAAACCTGGAGGTGACCGAAATATCAGAAGAACAGACTTTTGCTGAGGCTGGTTCTTGTATCTTACAATCAAACCAAATGGGGGAGAACCACACTGAAAACACAGAAAGTGCTGAAACCCGTCAATCGGGCAATTTTGGCTACCTGAAGCACACATGGCAAAGGATCCGCACACAATCCAAGCAGAATTTCAATGGACTTCATATGAACAGGGAAAGAAAAGCTGCCAAGCAGTTGGGTTTCATAATGGCAGCGTTCATGTTGTGCTGGATCCCATATTTTGTTCTTTTCATGGTCATAGCATTTTGTCAAGACTGCTTCAACCACAACATTCACATGTTTACCATATGGCTCGGCTACATCAACTCAACTCTAAACCCCTTGATCTACCCCCTGTGTAATGAGAACTTTAAGAAGACATTTAAGAAGATATTTCATCTTAGGTTAAACTGTGGTACAAAGGAAAAGTGCACGTCTTGTACATATAAATGA